The following proteins are co-located in the Pseudomonas antarctica genome:
- the cyoA gene encoding ubiquinol oxidase subunit II: MSKNRYPRLLGFLPLLGMMLMLGGCKWTLLDPKGQVGLDERNLIITATLLMLLVVVPVIIMTFAFAWKYRASNTSATYAPKWSHSTKIEVAVWLVPILIIIALGYVTYKSTHALDPYRPLESDVKPINIEVVALDWKWLFIYPDLGIATVNEIQFPEHTPLNFKITSDAVMNSFFIPALGGQIYAMAGMQTKLHLIANQKAEMEGISANYSGAGFTGMKFKAISTSQEDFDAWVAKVKAAPKQLDQAEYDALAKPSQNNPAALYSAYTPDLFQKIVDKYEGMKPGKPVKHEKKEVAVVEGSDTGSHSTAGAEE; encoded by the coding sequence ATGAGTAAAAACAGGTACCCCCGATTACTAGGCTTTTTGCCGCTGCTTGGCATGATGTTAATGCTGGGAGGCTGCAAGTGGACCTTGCTCGACCCAAAAGGACAGGTCGGTCTGGATGAACGAAACCTGATCATCACCGCCACCCTGCTGATGCTGCTGGTCGTGGTCCCCGTGATCATCATGACCTTCGCCTTCGCCTGGAAATACCGTGCGTCGAACACCAGCGCGACCTACGCGCCGAAGTGGTCGCACTCCACCAAGATCGAAGTCGCAGTGTGGCTGGTGCCGATCCTCATCATCATTGCCCTGGGTTATGTGACCTACAAGTCCACCCACGCACTGGACCCGTACCGTCCGCTGGAATCCGACGTCAAGCCGATCAACATCGAAGTGGTTGCGCTGGACTGGAAGTGGCTGTTCATCTACCCGGACCTGGGTATCGCCACTGTTAACGAAATCCAGTTCCCGGAACACACTCCGCTGAACTTCAAGATCACCTCCGACGCCGTGATGAACTCGTTCTTCATCCCAGCTCTGGGCGGCCAGATCTACGCAATGGCAGGCATGCAGACCAAGCTGCACCTGATCGCCAACCAGAAAGCTGAAATGGAAGGCATCTCCGCCAACTATAGCGGCGCTGGCTTCACCGGCATGAAATTCAAAGCGATCTCGACAAGCCAGGAAGATTTCGACGCCTGGGTAGCCAAAGTCAAGGCCGCACCTAAACAGCTTGATCAAGCTGAATACGATGCCCTTGCCAAACCAAGCCAGAACAACCCAGCCGCTCTGTACTCCGCGTACACGCCGGACCTGTTTCAGAAAATCGTCGACAAGTACGAAGGTATGAAGCCAGGCAAGCCGGTCAAGCACGAGAAGAAAGAAGTGGCCGTGGTTGAAGGTTCTGACACGGGCTCGCATTCAACTGCTGGGGCAGAGGAGTAA
- a CDS encoding cytochrome o ubiquinol oxidase subunit III yields MSNLVTNAGHAHVDDHGHDDHHHDSGPMTVFGFWLYLMTDCILFASIFAVYAVLVNNVAGGPSGHDIFELPYVLGETALLLFSSITYGFAMLAFYKGSKKGVLSWLALTFLFGLGFIGMEVNEFHLLISEGYGPHRSGFLSAFFTLVGTHGLHVSAGLLWMAVMMYQVNKHGLTNTNKTRLSCLSLFWHFLDVVWICVFTVVYLMGTL; encoded by the coding sequence ATGTCGAACTTAGTGACCAATGCTGGACACGCCCATGTCGATGACCATGGGCACGATGACCATCACCACGACTCGGGGCCGATGACCGTTTTCGGTTTCTGGCTCTACCTGATGACCGACTGCATCTTGTTTGCGTCGATCTTCGCGGTGTACGCGGTACTGGTAAACAACGTAGCGGGTGGCCCGTCGGGCCACGACATCTTCGAACTGCCTTACGTGCTCGGCGAAACCGCCTTGCTGTTGTTCAGTTCGATCACCTACGGCTTCGCCATGCTGGCCTTCTACAAGGGCAGCAAGAAAGGCGTCCTGAGCTGGTTGGCACTGACCTTCCTGTTCGGCCTGGGCTTCATCGGCATGGAGGTCAACGAGTTCCACCTGCTGATCTCCGAAGGCTACGGCCCGCACCGTTCCGGCTTCCTGTCTGCGTTCTTCACGCTGGTAGGCACCCACGGTCTGCACGTATCTGCCGGCCTGCTGTGGATGGCGGTGATGATGTATCAGGTCAATAAACACGGCCTGACCAACACCAACAAGACCCGCCTGAGCTGCCTGAGCCTGTTCTGGCACTTCCTGGACGTGGTCTGGATCTGCGTATTCACCGTCGTCTACTTGATGGGGACCCTGTAA
- the cyoD gene encoding cytochrome o ubiquinol oxidase subunit IV — translation MANAHSHDHDSHDASHGSVKSYAIGFILSVILTLIPFGLVMYPTLPKSITLMIVLAFAVIQVLVHLVYFLHLDRSKEQRDNVIAFVFAGLVILLLVGLSIWIMFSIHTFMMAK, via the coding sequence ATGGCTAATGCACACTCCCATGACCATGACAGCCATGATGCGAGCCACGGCAGCGTAAAGTCTTACGCTATCGGCTTCATCCTGTCGGTAATCCTGACCCTGATCCCGTTCGGCCTGGTGATGTACCCAACCTTGCCGAAGTCGATCACCTTGATGATCGTTCTGGCGTTCGCGGTGATTCAGGTTCTGGTTCACCTGGTGTACTTCCTGCACCTGGATCGCTCCAAAGAGCAGCGCGATAACGTGATTGCATTCGTGTTCGCAGGTCTTGTGATCCTGCTGCTGGTTGGCCTGTCGATATGGATCATGTTCAGCATCCATACGTTCATGATGGCGAAGTGA
- the cyoB gene encoding cytochrome o ubiquinol oxidase subunit I, with protein sequence MFGKLSWDAVPFHEPIVMVTIAMIALGGLALFAAITYFKKWTYLWTEWLTSVDHKKIGVMYVIVAMVMLLRGFADAIMMRTQLAMATEGSPGYLPPEHYDQIFTAHGVIMIIFMAMPFFTGLMNLALPLQIGARDVAYPFLNSLSFWLLVSGVVLINLSLGVGEFAKTGWVAYPPLSGIQYSPGVGVDYYIWALQLSGLGTTLTGVNFLATVLKMRAPGMKLMDMPIFTWTCTWANVLIVASFPILAATMALLSLDRYLDFHIFTNELGGNPMMYVNLFWAWGHPEVYILILPAFGIFSEVISTFTGKRLFGHHSMVYASGAISVLGFMVWLHHFFTMGSGASVNAFFGLATMLISIPTGVKLFNWLFTIYHGRLRITSQVLWTLGFMVTFAIGGMTGVLLAIPGADFVLHNSLFVIAHFHNVIIGGAVFGYIAGFSFYFPKAFGFKLHEGWGKAAFWLWISGFFVAFMPLYALGFMGMTRRLNATTNPEWVPYLYVAMFGAVMIAAGIACQLIQLYVSVRDRKQNMCESGDPWNGHTLEWSTSSPPPFYNFAVIPTANTIDAFTEAKEDGTAYQQPKHYEPIHMPNNTATGVVMGALLTVFGFAMIWHIWWLAIVGLVGTIGYFIIHAARDDQGYMVPVETIERIEAEQHARLVAEKKIPANRVETSLEQA encoded by the coding sequence ATGTTTGGTAAATTAAGTTGGGATGCGGTCCCGTTCCACGAGCCGATCGTGATGGTGACCATCGCCATGATCGCGCTGGGTGGTCTGGCACTGTTTGCTGCAATCACGTATTTCAAGAAATGGACCTACCTGTGGACCGAGTGGTTGACGTCTGTCGACCACAAGAAAATCGGTGTCATGTACGTCATCGTTGCCATGGTCATGCTGCTGCGTGGTTTTGCCGACGCCATCATGATGCGTACCCAGTTGGCCATGGCCACCGAGGGTTCGCCTGGCTACCTGCCGCCTGAACACTATGACCAGATCTTCACCGCTCACGGTGTGATCATGATCATCTTCATGGCGATGCCATTCTTCACCGGCTTGATGAACCTTGCCTTGCCGCTGCAGATCGGTGCGCGTGACGTTGCCTATCCGTTCCTGAACTCCCTGAGCTTCTGGCTGCTGGTGTCCGGCGTTGTGCTGATCAACCTGTCGCTGGGCGTCGGCGAATTCGCCAAGACCGGTTGGGTTGCGTATCCGCCATTGTCGGGTATCCAGTACAGCCCTGGCGTAGGTGTGGACTACTACATCTGGGCGCTACAGTTATCAGGACTCGGGACGACACTGACGGGGGTCAACTTCCTGGCCACCGTCCTGAAAATGCGCGCCCCTGGCATGAAACTGATGGACATGCCGATCTTCACCTGGACCTGCACCTGGGCCAACGTCCTGATCGTGGCTTCGTTCCCGATCCTGGCCGCTACCATGGCGCTGCTGTCGCTTGACCGTTACCTGGATTTCCACATTTTCACCAACGAACTTGGTGGCAATCCAATGATGTACGTGAACCTGTTCTGGGCATGGGGTCACCCTGAGGTGTACATCCTGATCCTGCCAGCGTTCGGTATCTTCTCTGAAGTGATCTCGACCTTTACCGGCAAGCGCCTGTTCGGTCACCACTCGATGGTCTACGCCTCCGGCGCGATCTCCGTACTGGGCTTCATGGTTTGGCTGCACCACTTCTTCACCATGGGCTCGGGGGCAAGCGTCAACGCCTTCTTCGGCCTGGCGACGATGCTGATTTCCATCCCGACGGGGGTGAAGCTATTCAACTGGCTATTCACCATCTACCACGGCCGTCTGCGTATCACCAGCCAGGTTCTGTGGACCCTGGGCTTCATGGTGACCTTCGCCATCGGCGGCATGACTGGCGTACTGCTGGCCATCCCGGGTGCTGACTTCGTACTGCATAACAGCCTGTTCGTGATCGCTCACTTCCACAACGTGATCATCGGTGGTGCTGTATTCGGTTACATCGCTGGTTTCAGCTTCTACTTCCCGAAAGCGTTCGGCTTCAAGCTGCACGAAGGCTGGGGCAAGGCTGCATTCTGGTTGTGGATCTCGGGCTTCTTCGTTGCGTTCATGCCGCTCTACGCTCTGGGCTTCATGGGCATGACCCGTCGTCTGAACGCTACGACCAACCCTGAGTGGGTGCCGTACCTGTACGTCGCCATGTTCGGTGCGGTGATGATTGCTGCGGGTATCGCCTGCCAGCTGATCCAACTGTATGTGAGCGTGCGTGATCGCAAGCAGAACATGTGCGAATCCGGCGACCCATGGAATGGCCACACCCTGGAATGGTCGACTTCGTCGCCACCGCCGTTCTACAACTTCGCTGTGATTCCTACTGCGAACACGATCGATGCGTTCACCGAAGCGAAGGAAGACGGTACTGCGTACCAGCAGCCCAAGCACTACGAGCCGATCCACATGCCAAACAACACCGCCACTGGCGTGGTGATGGGTGCGCTGTTGACCGTGTTCGGTTTCGCGATGATCTGGCACATCTGGTGGCTGGCAATCGTGGGCCTGGTTGGCACTATCGGTTACTTCATCATTCACGCTGCCCGTGATGATCAAGGCTACATGGTGCCGGTCGAAACGATCGAGCGCATCGAAGCCGAGCAACACGCTCGCCTGGTAGCCGAGAAGAAAATCCCGGCCAACCGTGTAGAAACCTCGTTGGAACAGGCTTAA
- the cyoE gene encoding heme o synthase, translating into MSLKHFIQITKPGIIFGNVLSVAGGFFLASKGHVDLAIFLAAMIGTSLVVASGCVFNNCIDRDIDIKMERTKNRVLVQGLISLKLALIYATVLGVAGVALLYKVANPLAALFAVIGFVIYVGLYSLYLKRKSVHGTLVGSLSGAMPPVIGYVAVTNSFDMAALVLLVMFSLWQMPHSYAIAIFRFNDYLAASIPVLPVKRGIQVAKKHILLYILAFLVATLMLTFSGYAGMSYLAVAAAMGMYWLYMAWTGYKAVDDTVWARKLFVFSIFTITALSVMMSLDFQVPKELLLTYAH; encoded by the coding sequence ATGTCGCTTAAGCACTTTATCCAAATCACCAAACCGGGGATCATTTTCGGTAACGTGCTTTCTGTGGCAGGCGGTTTCTTCCTGGCCTCCAAGGGACATGTCGATCTGGCCATCTTCCTGGCGGCAATGATCGGTACGTCCCTGGTGGTAGCTTCCGGTTGCGTGTTCAACAACTGCATCGACCGCGACATTGATATCAAGATGGAACGCACCAAGAATCGTGTGCTGGTCCAGGGCCTTATCTCCCTGAAACTGGCACTGATCTACGCGACCGTCCTGGGTGTTGCCGGTGTGGCACTGTTGTACAAGGTGGCCAACCCGTTGGCGGCGCTGTTTGCCGTGATCGGATTTGTCATCTACGTCGGCCTTTACAGCCTGTACCTCAAGCGCAAGTCGGTTCACGGCACGCTGGTGGGCAGTCTGTCGGGGGCGATGCCGCCGGTGATTGGTTATGTGGCTGTAACCAATAGCTTCGACATGGCCGCGCTGGTGCTGCTGGTGATGTTCAGCCTGTGGCAGATGCCGCATTCCTATGCCATCGCGATCTTCCGCTTCAATGACTACCTGGCTGCTTCGATTCCGGTCCTGCCGGTCAAGCGTGGCATCCAGGTTGCCAAGAAACACATCCTGCTCTACATCCTGGCCTTCCTTGTGGCGACCTTGATGTTGACCTTCAGTGGCTACGCCGGCATGAGCTACCTCGCCGTCGCCGCCGCCATGGGCATGTACTGGTTGTACATGGCCTGGACCGGCTACAAGGCAGTGGATGACACTGTCTGGGCGCGCAAGCTGTTCGTGTTCTCGATCTTCACCATCACCGCGCTCAGCGTGATGATGTCCCTGGATTTCCAAGTGCCGAAAGAGCTGTTGCTGACCTACGCTCACTGA